One window of the Tachypleus tridentatus isolate NWPU-2018 chromosome 10, ASM421037v1, whole genome shotgun sequence genome contains the following:
- the LOC143227836 gene encoding eukaryotic translation initiation factor 5A-like produces the protein MEDDTIYDKASAGASQTYPVQCSSLRKNGYVMLKSRPCKIMEMSTSKTGKHGHAKVHLVGIDIFTNKKYEDLCPSTHNIDVPNVNRSDFQLIDISDDNYVTLMDDKGETRDDLKIPDGELGQKIREDFGKDEATVIVTVLSAVGEEAIIASKNATN, from the exons ATGGAAGATGATACAATCTATGACAAGGCCAGTGCTGGTGCTTCACAAACTTATCCAGTCCAGTGCTCCTCCTTACGTAAGAACGGTTATGTGATGCTGAAGAGCCGTCCATGTAAAATTATGGAAATGAGTACTTCAAAAACTGGAAAGCATGGTCATGCAAAG GTTCATCTTGTGGGTATAGACATTTTCACTAACAAGAAGTATGAGGACTTGTGTCCGTCAACCCACAATATCGATGTGCCTAATGTGAACCGCAGTGACTTCCAG CTTATTGACATCAGTGACGATAATTATGTTACTCTGATGGATGACAAAGGTGAGACTCGTGATGATCTAAAGATTCCAGATGGTGAGCTGGGACAGAAAATAAGGGAAGATTTTGGAAAAGATGAGGCAACTGTTATT GTGACAGTACTGTCTGCTGTTGGTGAAGAGGCCATAATTGCTAGCAAGAATGCTACTAATTGA